A region of Micromonospora chokoriensis DNA encodes the following proteins:
- a CDS encoding MerR family transcriptional regulator → MTGPGMRSGQLADAAGVNQQTLRYYERRGLLDPPQRSPGGHRLYPTEAVTLLRVIKTAQRLGFTLNEVADLLDAFRRRRSGAGLQARASDKLTEVEQKLADLTVIRDTLRAAISAGCDDLIACAGTSCCPLPFAE, encoded by the coding sequence GTGACCGGACCGGGAATGCGCAGCGGGCAACTGGCCGACGCGGCCGGAGTCAACCAGCAGACGTTGCGCTACTACGAGCGGCGCGGCCTGCTCGACCCGCCCCAGCGGTCACCGGGTGGGCACCGGCTCTACCCAACCGAGGCGGTCACCCTGCTGCGAGTCATCAAGACCGCGCAGCGTCTGGGCTTCACCCTCAACGAGGTCGCCGATCTGCTCGATGCCTTCAGGCGTCGGCGGTCCGGCGCTGGTTTACAGGCGCGTGCCAGCGACAAGCTGACAGAGGTCGAGCAGAAGCTGGCGGACCTAACCGTCATCCGCGACACCCTGCGGGCCGCCATCTCGGCCGGCTGCGACGATCTGATCGCCTGCGCCGGGACCTCCTGCTGCCCGCTGCCCTTTGCCGAGTGA
- a CDS encoding TIM-barrel domain-containing protein has translation MLYRNSPHRRATAAAAAGILITGLALAPSAPAQASRHKAQDGAVRSGDARFEVLSPTLIRTEYQKDGKFTDAATFNAIGRDDFPRTRFTTHVDHGWLTIDTGAMTVRYQVGSGAFTADNLTVQLKAGKQTVQGRPWAGHTAPACVFGALCEAESLQLNGPGVATDHQGHTGRGFAAGFASAGDSVTFALDAPAAGTKQLTVRYANSTGGDGQNVARTLTVRVDGDAGRTLTLPPTTNWDTWGLASVPVDLTAGRHEISVVRGPDDSGNVNIDSLAVVNPGDPFPAPTPPQPQPIRFGTLGEAETGALTGGARPANDHNGASGTGFLAGLENTSAAVALTVTDVPSAGDYRVQIRYANGQAGSQPSQARTMSVTAGTAAPVTAALPPTSGWDYWNTVSVPVRLDRGTNTVTLGCPTDASCNVNVDTVAVTGKDSPLLAPHAPLGGYRRGLDGVTGSALTAPGLLYQDGWYLLDDSASALRTTKPRPHPEQDGYVFAYGQDFTRGLKDLSTLTGPTKLLPQWAYGVWYSEYYDRTATEFQDLVARAKAEGVPLDVLVLDTDVKAPDKWNGWSIDPTRIPDPKAFFAWAKKQGLHTGINIHPSILGSDPTFAQAQATAKGKLQRVGCNGGPDCYTFDFGDPDQLKAYMQLHDGMLPKGSKGPDLWWLDWCCDNTKSSLAGVTGDAWINQQYADKTGFAFSRAYGSLQAGGYSSPTPVSTGPWADKRTTLHFTGDTTSDWSTLQMEVGYTPGESAATGLAAVSHDIGGHTGGLQEPGTEPGSTKLPDDLYARWVQFGTFQPIDRLHSNHSDRLPWQYGPAANASAKKFLNLRKELQPYTYAAAKEATRTGMPIVRSMYLAYPNEQAAYATAGSQYLYGPDYLVAPVTTPGDTATTSVWFPPGNSWTDIFTGKTYRGGTTQNITTTLDTMPVFKKH, from the coding sequence TTGCTCTATCGGAACTCACCGCACCGTCGGGCGACGGCAGCCGCCGCAGCCGGCATCCTCATCACCGGGCTGGCACTCGCTCCGTCCGCGCCGGCGCAGGCCAGCCGTCACAAGGCGCAAGACGGGGCTGTTCGCTCGGGCGACGCACGTTTCGAGGTGCTGTCCCCGACCCTGATCCGCACCGAGTACCAGAAGGACGGCAAATTCACCGACGCCGCCACCTTCAACGCCATCGGGCGCGACGACTTCCCCCGTACGCGTTTCACCACGCACGTCGACCACGGCTGGCTCACCATCGACACCGGCGCGATGACGGTGCGCTACCAGGTCGGCTCGGGCGCGTTCACCGCCGACAACCTGACCGTGCAGCTCAAGGCCGGCAAGCAGACCGTGCAGGGCCGACCCTGGGCCGGGCACACCGCGCCGGCCTGCGTGTTCGGCGCACTGTGCGAGGCCGAGTCGCTACAGCTCAACGGCCCCGGCGTGGCCACCGACCACCAGGGGCACACCGGACGCGGCTTCGCGGCGGGCTTCGCCTCGGCCGGCGACTCGGTCACCTTCGCGCTCGACGCCCCGGCAGCCGGCACGAAGCAGCTCACCGTCCGCTACGCCAACAGCACCGGCGGCGACGGCCAGAACGTGGCCCGCACCCTGACGGTACGGGTCGACGGCGACGCCGGCCGCACGCTGACGCTGCCGCCCACCACGAACTGGGACACCTGGGGCCTGGCCAGCGTGCCGGTCGACCTCACCGCGGGCCGGCACGAGATCAGCGTCGTACGGGGCCCCGACGACTCCGGCAACGTGAACATCGACAGCCTCGCCGTGGTCAACCCGGGTGACCCGTTCCCGGCACCGACCCCACCCCAGCCGCAGCCCATACGGTTCGGCACCCTCGGCGAGGCCGAGACCGGCGCCCTGACCGGCGGCGCACGGCCCGCGAACGACCACAACGGCGCTTCCGGTACGGGATTCCTGGCCGGTCTGGAAAACACGTCCGCCGCCGTGGCGCTCACCGTGACCGACGTCCCGTCGGCGGGTGACTACCGGGTGCAGATCCGGTACGCCAACGGCCAGGCCGGCTCCCAGCCGAGCCAGGCGCGCACCATGTCAGTCACGGCCGGAACGGCGGCACCGGTCACGGCGGCCCTTCCGCCGACCAGCGGGTGGGACTACTGGAACACCGTCTCCGTCCCGGTCCGCCTCGACCGCGGCACCAACACCGTGACGTTGGGCTGCCCCACGGACGCCAGCTGCAACGTCAACGTGGACACGGTCGCCGTCACCGGCAAGGATTCCCCGCTGCTCGCCCCGCACGCGCCGCTCGGCGGCTACCGCCGCGGCCTGGACGGCGTGACGGGTTCCGCGCTCACCGCGCCGGGCCTGCTCTACCAGGACGGCTGGTACCTCCTCGACGACTCGGCCTCGGCCCTGCGCACCACCAAGCCCCGGCCCCACCCGGAGCAGGACGGCTACGTCTTCGCGTACGGGCAGGACTTCACCCGTGGGCTCAAGGACCTGTCGACGCTGACCGGGCCCACCAAGCTGCTGCCCCAGTGGGCGTACGGGGTGTGGTACTCCGAGTACTACGACCGCACCGCCACCGAGTTCCAGGACCTGGTGGCCCGGGCGAAGGCCGAAGGCGTACCCCTTGATGTTCTTGTCCTCGACACCGACGTCAAGGCGCCGGACAAGTGGAACGGGTGGAGCATCGACCCCACCCGGATCCCCGACCCGAAGGCGTTCTTCGCCTGGGCGAAGAAGCAGGGCCTGCACACCGGCATCAACATCCACCCGAGCATCCTCGGTTCGGACCCGACGTTCGCGCAGGCGCAGGCCACCGCCAAGGGCAAGCTGCAACGCGTCGGCTGCAACGGCGGCCCCGACTGCTACACCTTCGACTTCGGCGACCCTGACCAGCTCAAGGCGTACATGCAGCTCCACGACGGGATGCTCCCGAAGGGCAGCAAGGGCCCGGACCTGTGGTGGCTGGACTGGTGCTGCGACAACACCAAGTCCTCGCTCGCCGGGGTGACCGGCGACGCGTGGATCAACCAGCAGTACGCCGACAAGACCGGCTTCGCCTTCTCCCGGGCGTACGGCTCATTGCAGGCCGGCGGCTACAGCAGCCCGACCCCGGTGTCCACCGGCCCGTGGGCCGACAAGCGCACCACGCTGCACTTCACCGGCGACACCACCAGTGACTGGTCGACCCTCCAGATGGAGGTCGGCTACACGCCGGGTGAGTCCGCCGCGACCGGCCTGGCCGCGGTCAGCCACGACATCGGCGGGCACACCGGCGGCCTCCAGGAGCCGGGCACCGAACCGGGCAGCACCAAGCTCCCCGACGACCTCTACGCCAGGTGGGTCCAGTTCGGCACGTTCCAGCCGATCGACCGGCTGCACTCCAACCACAGCGACCGGCTGCCCTGGCAGTACGGCCCGGCGGCCAACGCGTCGGCCAAGAAGTTCCTCAACCTGCGCAAGGAACTACAGCCGTACACCTACGCGGCCGCCAAGGAGGCCACCCGCACGGGTATGCCCATCGTCCGCTCGATGTACCTCGCGTACCCGAACGAGCAGGCCGCGTACGCCACCGCCGGTTCCCAGTACCTCTACGGCCCGGACTACCTGGTGGCACCGGTGACGACGCCGGGCGACACCGCCACCACGTCGGTGTGGTTCCCGCCAGGCAACAGCTGGACCGACATCTTCACCGGGAAGACGTACCGGGGCGGCACCACGCAGAACATCACCACCACGCTCGACACCATGCCGGTGTTCAAGAAGCACTGA